GCAGTTTGCGAATGCAATGAGTCAGCTGCCCTGCAAGGATTTTTCTGAAGATCCTTGCCACAAAATGCGGGCAGGCAGGCTTTTTGCCTGCCATAGGCGAGCAGTGCAGTGCTCAATGTCAAAAAAAGTAAAAGCCGCAACGGAGATTCCGTTGCGGCTTTTATAGGCCGGACACCCGGCAACGTCTGTTGCCGCTGCTTCCTTTCGGACCTGACGGAGTTGGCAGTGTTGCCGCCGCCCGGCCTGGCAAATGCTTTACCTGCAAAGATGTGGGCTGTCAATGCCCGGCCAGTGTCGTTCCCTTTGGCACGCAGCGCTGTTCTTTCGTTCTTTCGCCGGAGCAGCGACAACGCGATCCTGTTTTATCCTGCGGCCCCGATGCGGGTTTTTTCCCTCTCCAGAAGGCCGGGCAGGGCAGTGGCGTTGCTCAATATCCTGTCCATCATGCTGTCGCTCAGGCCGCCCATCTGCTGTATGCGCTGGCGTTCTTCCAGCGGGTCGTAAAGGGGCCAGTCCGTGCCGAAGAGTATCCTTTCCGGGGGGCAGGCCGCCAACAGCTTTTTGACCAGCATGGGAGTCGCAAAGGGCGTTGTGCTGGACGTGTCGAACCAGAGGTTGGGCCGCTCCCTGACCATAAGGGTTTTGAGCGCGTGCGCCCACATGCGGTAGCCGCCAAAATGCGCGGCAATGACCTGAAGCCGGGGGAAGGCGTCCAGAATGGCCGCAAGCTTGTAGGGGCAGGAGGGGTTTTTTTCAGGGGAGATTCTGTCGCCGATGTGCATCTCAAACACAAAGCGCCCTTGAGACGCCTCAAAGATGGGCAAAAGGCGCGGGTCGCTGAGCCAGAATCCCTGAAAATCAGGGTGCAGCTTTATGCCGCGTATGCCGGCCGCTTCCAGGCGGTCCAGCTCCGCTTCCCATTGCTCATACCCGGGGTGTACCGTGCCAAAAGCGATGACATGGTCGGGGTAGGCCCGTTGCAGGCTGATGGCGTAACTGTTTGCCGGAATGA
This DNA window, taken from Desulfovibrio sp. 86, encodes the following:
- a CDS encoding amidohydrolase family protein; the protein is MYIDIHTHAFHPKIAHKAVEHLNGHYDVACAGNGTIDNLLERERKAGIDRCVVLCAATAPAQVIPANSYAISLQRAYPDHVIAFGTVHPGYEQWEAELDRLEAAGIRGIKLHPDFQGFWLSDPRLLPIFEASQGRFVFEMHIGDRISPEKNPSCPYKLAAILDAFPRLQVIAAHFGGYRMWAHALKTLMVRERPNLWFDTSSTTPFATPMLVKKLLAACPPERILFGTDWPLYDPLEERQRIQQMGGLSDSMMDRILSNATALPGLLEREKTRIGAAG